The Pyrus communis chromosome 12, drPyrComm1.1, whole genome shotgun sequence genomic sequence CACATTgtaataagttataattttcatagGTCCCGTCTTAAGAAACTTGCTTCTACGTAGTGATAATTGTCAGTAAGACCTTCAACATGACCCTTCTACTTATCTTTCTaaccatacatacatacacgCACTAGCTAATTGAGATAAGGTGTTTCTTTTTTCCTAATGTCTATATCTTTAAAAGTTGACATACTTTACTATTATGTAGTACTTTGTATCCATAgaactttcttttttgtttttgtggacATCTTGGCCGCCCTTGTATTTTTAGTGTTTTGTGCAATTAAAATTTGTctcaatttccaaaaaaaattaaaatagagaTGCTTTTAGCACCAATTTTACGTAATGAGAGACTTTTATTCACTGTTTATTTTCAGACTATATGCAAAGAGTGGACTTGATCCAGGATCTGAGGTTTGAAACTGCAACGACCAAAATCAAGGCAACTCCTGATGGAGAGTTTCTAATTGCAGCAGGTGCTTTTAAAGTTACTTTCTGTCGTGTTTGGTATGTAGTTTTATTTTCACAATCTAAAGGGAATTCTGCACagaatgtgtgtttgtgtgtatgtTCGCAAAATAGAGTTGCAAAATactaacttttcttaattacGTTTTTTTACTATTGAAATCCAGGTATTTACCCACCACAAGTCAAAGTTTATGAGCTGAGGGAACTTTCACTCAAGTTTGAAAGGCACTTGGACTCAGAGATAATTGATTTTCAGGTAGTTTAGTTTCACCAATTGGATTCATATCTGATGTAACAATGGTATTTGAAATACTTTTTCATGGTCTATTGCCACTCTGTCTTTGGCTTGCGCCGGTTTTATCAGTATTTTATCATTCAAGTTCTCCTATCCTGTAaatatttctcaaattttttattattgaataTTGTGCCATTGGTTGTTTCTTTAACCTGCCTTACTGCTTGCAATGTCAGTCAGTCGTTCTTGTTCATTTCTATGGAATCTGATGAACttgaaaaaaagaaatcaattaattGTTCTTAcaagagttttgagttttattaaCTAGTAATGAAAATTGTAAGTTTTATTGGGTATTCTTTCTTAAGCAACTTAAGAACACCATATGGGCTCAAACCCTACTATTTGATCCTTCAAGTGCAGCCCCTTTTCCCCCTTGGTTAAATACAGTTTccttttaaattgttttctccTTCTGAAATCCACAGTTATTCAAGTTTGTATAGTTTCTATGTAACAATGACAGTATTGTGCTGTTCTTGAGATGTTCACTTGATGTTTGAAATAATACTGGCCTAACCTTTACTTGCTCATTTAGGTTTTGGCCGATGATTATTCAAAGCTTGCGTTTTTGTGTGCTGACCGTTCTGTTTATCTACATGCGAAATATGGAAAGCATTACAGTTTGCGGATTCCAAGGTTTCCTTTTGTGCTTTGCTTATGGTTGTGGGCCATGCATGAAATGTTGTGTAAACCATGTATTTTCTTTGCCTTGCTTATGGTTTGTACTCTTGCAGATTCTGACAAAGTTTTTGTATTTAGATTAGTGTGTAGGTGCTTGTGTGCGTCTGCAAATATCTTGGTGAAATTTTTAACATAGAACACACCACAAAATAGAGTGCCCTTTATTGTATCactcaaaatttgaaattttgtagtTTTCACTCCTTTATTATTCACATTGGAAAGTAAAGAAGATTAGCGTGGGCTTATAAggagttgggctactcccccaTTTCCCGGATGTGGGATTTACTCTCTACAGTCATCATGTTAGCACCATTTCTATCATCTAATGAGTTGGAAAACCACCAACTCATGAAAGAAAGTCTACccatatattaaaaatatgaaaaataaatgtaaaataaatacataaaaatttttgcatctattttttttttggttttaaaacATAGTTTTGCATGTCTAGCATTTTTCcaaatatgtactttgtttgtGCCCACTGCCCTCTTTATACGTAGATGAAAATTTTACCTcgacatttcaaaaaattttcCTTGCAGAATAAGATAATCATACCAGTTATAAAGGTTTGGTATTCATTGTATAATGATTTTATTTAACTTGGGTGTACAGAATGGGAAGGGATCTTGCATATGATTGCTGGTCTTGTGACTTGCTTTGTGCTGCCTCTTCTCCAGAATTATACAGGATTAATTTGGAACAGGTTTCTTGCTTTAATAGACTCCTTTGAATTCCCTTTAATTTATAAAGTCTGTCGATAACAGTTTTGAATTGTTTGCAGGGGCGATTCCTCTCTTCCCTTAGCACACAATCGCCTGCACTAAATATAGTTTCTCGGAGGTGGCTTGTTgatctttgttttctttctattaTAGGTTCATTATATTCTGTAGTTATCAGACACATGCTGGATACCCTTATATAGCTATATTGGTTATTTTTCCTTAGCTGTCTAGGTTAAGgatattttgttttgaaatttcaGCAAGCTTCATGGTCTTGTTGCTTGTGGTGGTGAGGATGGTGCCGTGGAATGTTTTGACTTGAGAATGAAATCTTCAGCTGGCAGGATTAATGCTGTCGCACCCGCTGGTGACTTTGACCAGGTAAGAGgctttttatatatttgttagaGTAAGTACTCTTTTCTACAGACAGAAGTGTACTTGGTTTCTGCAATGGAGTCAATGTCCTGGATAAGTGTGGGATAGTTATGGAGTGCAACAGTGGTTTGAGCTAGTGTGGTTTTGACTCATGGTTATCAGTATAATTATGACATGGGAAAAGTCTAGTCAGATTGGCATGAGTAATTCCCTTTATCCAGAAACCATTTTCTTGAGTCCATCCTAGATGAATGGGTCAGGACACTGTCCAGCAAGCACAAAACAGACAAAAATGGACACTGTCCACTAAGCACAAAACAGAAGAATCCTCATACACCTCACTGTCATTCAAATTTCTCCTGAACCTTAAATTCCAATTCTTCCTCGAATTATATAATTAGATAAAGTAATTTGTTTCAATTCTAAGAATAGACATAGAAATGCATCTTTAATCACTTATTCACAAACTCTTGTGGGGCTAATATTCACAACTCTTGTGCAGGAAGCACTACGGCATTCTTTGCTATTTCctcctttgttttatttatatcATTCTGAACTTATTATTGTAAAAACCTGTTGAACCTTTGGCTTTTCAAAATGATATACCTTGTTTATATTTCATCTCTGCGGTGATTAATTTTTCACTCCAACCATTGGACAAGTCCACAAAGCAAGAAGTGTCCGTGTTCCGACAACCAAACGAATTGTAGAGGGATGGAAACTGAGATTGAGAGGCGAATCCCTCAACCATGTATCTTCCCAAAACATGATTCTTTCACCATTTCCGACAACAAAATGACAGTTCATAATAACTGAGTTGTAGCCATGGGTAAGGTCCTTCCATGGGCTACGACAAGTTCCGGTCAAAACAAAGTTGGAGTCCCACCCATTGGATGAAATGccatatttaatatttattacaGAATGCCGTAGTGCTTCCCGCACATAATGCAAACCTCCATAACCACTTAGCTAGAAGAGCTTTATTTCTAACCATCAAGTTTCCAACTGCCAAACCACCTCCAAATTTACTCTTGGAGGCCGTCTCCTAgtttaaaccaaaccaaaccaaaattcccatTTGTAATTGGATTAAATGATTTGGTCGGTTAACGAGTCCAACGAACAGATGCGTGGCCGGGAAATAAAGTTTTCTGTTGCTCTCTATTCCACTTGCTAAGACATAGGCATTGGTGGTATTTTTATGTTTCTGCTGTTACTGCATTTTCTCTTCAACTTTGAATCAGACATGGCTGTCCTTAATCTGACTTCCTCCTGGATTTGCAGGAAGTCACTGCATTAGAGTTTGATGAAAAAACGGGTTTCCAATTGGCTGTTGGAAGCAGTGGTGGAAAGGTATTatgtcaattttctttttactaaAAAGTTATCCTATAATTTCACATTTTTGTGATGATATAGcttcgatttaatttaattatgcatgTTATCAGAAGTTGAGAACTGTGCCATATTTTTCATTGCTAACAATGCAATATCTACTGCAGTTTTCTTCAgttgtgattcaaaaaatgtaatTTGAACAATTGTTTGGTTCTGTATATCTGTATTTGTATGGGTAGGCTTGACAATCATATAATTGTTTAAGACAGCCACTTGTTTCCGTGACACGTAAGGACAAGGAAACTTGAGATAAACTAGTGGCTCTTGAAAGGGTGACCAGTACTCTTTCaagtgaaaaacaaaagcaCTAACCAAGTTAGAAGCTAATCAGCACTGTTTGTCAAATTATCAACGATGTTTCATAAACCTTTCTCTTATTGACAAGTGAATTGTCTTCTTTTTGTCTGCACAAGGtgaacatatttttttgtttcttaataTTGTAATCCTTGAGAGAGTGCATAATTATTTGTCCAAATCGATATGGTCTTGACGTGATgggatgatgatttttcattGGCAAAAACATTAGCATTGAAGAGAAAACGAGGTAATCATCTCTGATTAAAAAAGGTAATCAATATTCAAGATAAGAGATAACTTGCCAAGCATAAGGTAGGTATTGATTTTACATGGTAAAGTCTTTAGGTGTCAAATTACATCTTTAGAGTTCCTAAATATATTAATGTGGAACTTCAGTTTTCTGGATCCATGTACCAATCACTCTATAAAGGGGCTACTTTGTGATCTTTAAAAATAGTGTTAATGTGATTAATGGTGGTGTATGTGAGGCATATGTTTGGAGTAATGCTGGATTTTTTCTGATTTCTATGCTGGAAAAACTTTGGTGTGATGCCAAAGGCTGGAGTGAGTCAGGATCTCTTCTTATTGTCCTACATTGTAATCTGTGTCTGTATCCTAGTTTTGGCATCACCATTTCTTATTTTATTGCATATCTGGTTTCCATATTCGAGAAACATTGTTTGCTTTCCCATTAAGTTGTAAAGACCTGTCTGAGGCATGCCCAATGTTCAAAAAAGAATTCAACTTTCATTTACATTTTGGTTGCTATAGATTGAATCCAAATCCTTTCTCTCATATGTCCACAGAAATCTAATTTCGATCATGTGGTTGAATTTGCAGGTGTTCATCTATGACTTGCGCTCATCACATCCTATACAGGTTAAGGATCACATGTGAGTATTACCtccttctgtttttttttattttaattttttattattagaacACCGAGGGAGTCTGAATTGTTTCTTTTTATAACTTGCTGTTGAAAACCCTGTCGTTGGTGTATAGGTATGGTAGCCCGATATTAGACATTAAATGGCATCAAACTCTAAACTCTGAGGGGCCAAAGTTGATTACCACTGATAATCATATTGTTAGAATATGGGATCCTGACACggtaagaaattatattttaacacacattatttatttatttttattttacggCGTAGAtgtttttatattatgtttggGGTTGATGTTGGATTTTATAGTTTTGCTAAGTAGATTCCCATTGTCTGTAGGGTGAAGGCATGACCAGCATTGAGCCAACGGCTGGCACAATTAATGATATTTGTACATTCCCTGGCAGTGGGTTGATGTTGCTTGCTCTGGACTGCAGTCAGATTCCATCTTATTTTATACCTGAACTTGGACCTGCTCCGAATTGGTGTTCTTACCTGCAAAACCTTACTGTGGGTTTATTTTACATCTTTCCTACATTGATTTAGTTTCATCTCGTTTGAGGTCTTCAGTTATATTCTAATGTTCGAGTTCTTTTTTACAGGAGGAGCTAGAGGAGGGTGAACAGACTACCATTTAtgatgatttcaaatttttgacAAAAGAAGACCTCGAGAGGTTGAAGTTGACTGGTCTCATTGGGACCAGTCTACTTCGAGCTTACATGCATGGGTTTTTTATTGATTATCGGTTATATAGAAAGGTTAGCCTTCCTTTTGTAAGTATGTATTTTTTTAGCAATTGGTGCCATGATTgctacaagaaacaaaacaattcGTATCATTCATTGTGTATAGCCTCCTCTGTCTTTCATTTACAGTTAGGTTGAAACATTTTTTAGGGAGAAGCGAATCCAGGGACAAATATGGAAAACATGAAAAGAGATCACACGGGCAAATTGTTGGTTAtagatattattttgaaatgcATGTTTCGGGCAGTTAAAGGATTTAGTGAGCTAATGTGTTTAAGTTAGGGTTAGTGTTTAAATCTTGTGTCAGTAATAAATGCATATCTTCATAGTCATTGACGTTCTCCATGCTCGATTAGGGTATTtctttgattacttttagttaTTGTACAAAGTTTGCATTATTTTATAGTATATACATTCTGGCAGGCAAAAGCTTTGGCAGAGCCTTTTGATTATACTGAATACAGAGAACAGCGGAAACGAGAGATGCTAGATAAAGAACTTGCAGGAGAGCGAATTACGGTTAGCTATTCTCATCtatgattattaatttttgtatatatatggTCTATTTAGACACGTGCCTGGCATTAATTTCTATGTATTCCAAGAAATTTTCTCTCTTGTGACCAAGGAAATCACAATATATAAGGATTTCTGATTCTGCATGTTAAAATTCTTCAAAGCTCTATATTATTTGCGTATACTATGTCTACATCCATTATTCCTTGAGGATGGTTTTTAATGAGAAGTTCGAAACTGGTATCCTCTACGGTTTGTGCTATTTTCTAGCTGCGATAAAACTTTTGCAACTTAACCTTTTTTGTGAGTCTTTCTTCAAAGTATTTCAACTAGGCATGACTTCCATTTTTTACTGCAGATTAAGAGGAAATTGCCCAAGGTCAATCGAACTCTTGCAAAGAGTATTCTTGATAATGAAGATGCAGAGAACGAAATTAATGTTGATGACAATGAGACTAAGAAGCCAGCCAAGAAAAAGAAGGCACTTGCTAGTGATATTCTCAAAGACGAGCGGTTtggaaaaatgtttgaaaatgagGTAATATAATCTCAACCTGTCTCATGTAGAAAAAGAGCAAGTATTTAAAACAGAAGTTTGTTATCACAGTTCACCATCCTTCCTCTATAATTTTCTATACTAATTTCACCAAACTTTTACCTAATTGGTTTCTGCGTTTATATGATTGTAGCATAGAATGTGCTAGATTTTGTGGATCTATACATTTTACGTGTCAATGGCGACTTATAATGTGGGTCTGATGCTTGATAATATGTTAGACTTTGTGTTCTTCAATCGGTCACCTCTTTTCGCCATTGATGCACTATGTGCAGAGGCACAAGCAAAGTTTGAtagccttttctttttcccctcttttttttttcgccATTGATGCACCATGTGCAGATGCACAAGCAAAGTTTGAttgccttttcttcttttttttttcctttcaatttgtATGGGAACTAGACCTCTTATACGGCTATACCTATGGGTTTGGCTTTGTTGCATCCTGACTTGCACTGTTTTGTTCTGTTTAGTTTAGTGGACTGCTGGATATATTCTGTATAGCTCCATTTCTGTTTATGATGTCCTTTcatttaaaagaaagaaaaaattgataAGAAGCTAGGGCCTACTTTTGCACCACgttcattaattttcttgatCCCTAACAGTTATAATGCTTTCTATGAGATGTGTCCAGGATTTTGAAATTGATGAGTACTCGCAAGAGTATAGGGCTCTACACCCTATGCCTTCTACGAAGCAACCATCTTTGGTAGAGGAACATTTCAGACCTTCCATGGAGGATAATGATCCGGACTTGAGTGATTCTGATGCCTCAGCGACATCTTTGGATGAGCCTGGCCACGAAAACAGTAAACTGAGAATGAAGGGACGAACTCCAAGGTGAGGGtttcttgttcttttgttgACGTTCGCCATAACATTTATTTACTGATTACAGTACATCCAAGCTCCCttggttttgtgaaatctaaCCTCTTCTGTTTAGAACTCATTCTTTCCTGCCTTGTACAAGGGATTACACAATACcttagtgttggacatggagaTTTTGCTTATAAAGTGGGTTTGAATCATACGAGTATTGGCTATGGTGTTAAAAATATCATAATGATCAGACACGGAGGAATTTAGCTAGTTTTGGTGGCTTAAACccatgtcaaaagtcattaatctgatttatttattttttcttaagcTAACACTATCGATTTCTGTGTATTTTTGTGTGAGTTTGTGATTTGGAGTTTTCAATCTTGAACTTGAGTTATTAACTATCTGTTTGTTGAAAATTCTATAGATTGTATGAAGTTAAGGATGAGCGGCATGCAGAAGCATTCTTGAATCGCGAGTCTTTTGCAAACGAGGAATCACTTCCACTGGGGGAGAGGGTGGCAGCCCTCAGAGATGATCGGCGAGTTTCTGCCATCCCGAATGATGTTAAGCTTGGACCTGGAGGTTCGCGTGAGATTTCTTTTAGGGCTAGAAGCAACTCTAAGTACAAAGAGGATGAGGATGACGAACACCGTGGAAAGAGGAGGGGAGTTCAATCATTAGGACTAAAACCAAATGGGCCTGGATTTGGAGGccgaggaggaagaggaggccgAGGAAGAGGAGGGAGAGGAGGGCATCgcggaagaggaagaagaggtggCCGGTGAACATTTCAAGCATTGTATgaatgattttgtttcttgttcgaCCAAGGATGCACTCAACATTGAGCCATAGAGTTGTGCATTTATACAACTTTGCCATTCAGGGGACTTTATGATGTGCTACGGAATCTGTCGTTCTTTAACCCCAATTTTTACTGATTGCtgtttcatttttgttgttCAGACCGTAGGGATCAGGGAGAATGCTGTTTACacaaatcaaaaataaaaaaaagtgggcAAAGTTTTCGCTTTGCCACTCGAGCTTCTACAAGATTATAGTTAACTGTAGGTGGCACATTGATGGTTCTTACCTAAGTAAGTCATAAAAGCAGAAAAATCATGGCCCGATGGCAGCCTTCATCCCCCTGCtctttataaaaattaatttactattgtgacaaaatatgaaaactacGCAAGCGCTTGTGAGCGTGTTCCCTGTACTTTGAGTTTTTAAAACCTAACAAACTCTCgtgaataatatttttatgagagttcaaaataaataataattaataataattaagtacaagtgtgaaaaatgtgaaaaaatatataaattgcaTCCTCTATGCTTGGAAGATGGTCACAACAAGCAGTGGTAAATTTCGGGGAAAAGAGCGGAGCGTAAATttaaaagagaatcaaagagcGGAGCGTAAATTTAAAAGAGAATCAACGGTTAAAATTTAAATCTATGATTTATGGAATTATAGTGGCAAATTTCGGTGTTGACTTCATCACAAAAATTCTAAAACTTGTCAATACAAGCatttgtacacacacacacacacacacacatatatatattattttatttttatttttatttttttgtttttgttttttcacacttctacattaattaaaaaatgctttttagtcaaaatgttcattgagatttgcataactcctcactttgatcCTTGACATTTGAAATAAATAGAAGTGGTCATTGAGTTTGtcaaccatcaatcatttttgtcttttcctgaaaaatctcaaataaataaagataaaatgacaaaaatgttaaaatcaatttggcccattgtttattaaattgaaggtatttttgtcattttggtccttatttaacaCAATTTTATaggaaatgaccaaaatgatttatagTAGACAAActtagggaccacttctattgatttcaaatctcagggactaaagtgaggagttatgcaaatcttaggaaccattttggttaaaaaatcattaaaaaacaattaaaataccTTACAACAACATAGTCCTTACCATTGGATTCTATCTCAATTGTATGATTATAATTTATATCTTTTATCTCGTTCTCttatgttttcaagtaatatttatgcgATAATGTGATATGTAGATACTAATTTAGCATTATGTTttccatttgattatttattgattttaaaattattttctttaactGTAAcgagtcgggtcatattacccgttaatATTGATGGGTCGAATTTGGGTCGGATCATATTATTCGTTCATTTTAACGTGTATTACGCGACACAACTCGTTAAGATATTGGATATATCACAAAACGACATGAACAtgagaaacacgacacgaatgccatgTGCAACTTAGATCTCTATCTAATTCTCCATTCTTTTACCttcactcaaaaaaaaaaaaaaaaaaaaaattctccatTCTTTCACGAGATAGATCCAAGATAATTAAAGTGCTCATTCTTTGGCACTTCTGATCTCCAATATTCACCTCTATCTCATTTGGACCTCATTCCCACTGAACTTATACGCTGGTTTTGACCAACTTAGGTAAAGACTTTTATATTCCCACACTTCCCTAGATACCCTCCATAGTCGAGCGCTCTGACATGAACCCCAATTGATTCTCTGAGTCCCGTGTCTCTTGTCTCAATCTATACTTCCCAAAGCTTCAATGTATGACTCATTAACTTAATAATCAtatagttcatgcaattttgtatgTCGCCTTTATTCTTGTAGATAGGAACCAGTGGACTTTTTGGCCACTCATTTggcatcttcttcgttttcaaaatcttattgaaaatGTTTGTGAGCCATGCTATATCTTTCTCTCCCAAGACCTTCCACTCTTCAATGGGCATATTGCCAGGATCCACTGCTTTTCTAtgcttcatttttttcaaaactacAACCACTTACTCTTTCCTGATTTGGCAGTAGAATAAGtaatttcttctctcttccaaGTTCCTCAAGTAACCCAAAGAAGTACTCCCGTCGTGTCCTTCATTGAAAAGAGTACGAAAATAAGATCTCCATTTGTCTTTAGCCATTTCTCAGAAAATAGTACATTTCCTTTCTCATCCTTCATGCACCTTACTTGGTTCAAGTCTCTTGTCTTCCTTTCTCTTGCTCTAGCTAGTTTATATATATCAAACTCTCCTTTGGTATCGAATTGCTTATACATATCATCAAAAGTTACTAGCTTCGCTTCTCTCTcgacttttcttttttcactaGCTATCTTATACCTCTCACAACTTTCTCGGTATTATCCTTGTATAAGGCTTTACAACATTCCTTCTTAGccttaaaattttcttatacCTCCTCCTTCCACCACCAAGATTGATTTTGACATGGAGCAAAACCCTTGGACTCTCCTAACACTCCTTTTGCAACTTTTCGAATACAACTAGCCATGGAATGTCACATTTGGCTAGCGTTCCTCTCGATATCCCAAACGCATTGGTGAGTACTTTCTCTTTGAAAGTGACTTGCTTTTTCCTTTTAGATTCCACCATCTAGTTCTGGGACAAGGTCTGGTTCTtccttttatcttttttttctatACAAATCTATTACCAACAATCGATGTTGGTTAGCCAAGTTCTCCGCCAGTATCTTTTCTATCTTATAAGTTATACGATCTTTCTTCCTCATTGAAAAGAAAtctattttgtgtttttaatgaCCTACTCTTGTAAGTGATCCATTTAAATCTCTTCCCATAAGTAACTAATCCATCTGAAAGATTCCTTGAACCAATTCTCCAAGGTCTTTCAAAAATTTCTCCTTTAGACTCATATCCAACTCCATTTGAGGTGCATACACACTAATCATATTGATGAGTTCTTGTCCTATCACAATCTTGATTACTATAATCCTATGCCGAGCCTCTTAACATTTATAACATCTTTTATTAGAGTATTATCCACGATGATGCCAACACCGTTTCTCGATCTGTTTGTGTCCGAATACCAAAGCTTAAAACCTGAGTTTTCGAGATCATTTACCTTATGACCAACCTACTTAGTTTCGTGGAGGCACATAATACTTATCTTTCTCCTCACTATAACTTCTACTACTTCCCTAGTTTTTTCGGTAAGGTTCCTATTCCACGTTCCTTCACGCGTTTTACTCTCTTGAACCCTACCCTCATGTTCTATCTTCTTTGGCCTCACCTCTCCAGTAAGGTCAAAATACTTCTTTTGACTAT encodes the following:
- the LOC137711090 gene encoding uncharacterized protein, with the translated sequence MAYDGGKLKSTSINGVKMYSVASQQRSLATWLNPKKRRALRKDQNYMQRVDLIQDLRFETATTKIKATPDGEFLIAAGIYPPQVKVYELRELSLKFERHLDSEIIDFQVLADDYSKLAFLCADRSVYLHAKYGKHYSLRIPRMGRDLAYDCWSCDLLCAASSPELYRINLEQGRFLSSLSTQSPALNIVSRSKLHGLVACGGEDGAVECFDLRMKSSAGRINAVAPAGDFDQEVTALEFDEKTGFQLAVGSSGGKVFIYDLRSSHPIQVKDHMYGSPILDIKWHQTLNSEGPKLITTDNHIVRIWDPDTGEGMTSIEPTAGTINDICTFPGSGLMLLALDCSQIPSYFIPELGPAPNWCSYLQNLTEELEEGEQTTIYDDFKFLTKEDLERLKLTGLIGTSLLRAYMHGFFIDYRLYRKAKALAEPFDYTEYREQRKREMLDKELAGERITIKRKLPKVNRTLAKSILDNEDAENEINVDDNETKKPAKKKKALASDILKDERFGKMFENEDFEIDEYSQEYRALHPMPSTKQPSLVEEHFRPSMEDNDPDLSDSDASATSLDEPGHENSKLRMKGRTPRLYEVKDERHAEAFLNRESFANEESLPLGERVAALRDDRRVSAIPNDVKLGPGGSREISFRARSNSKYKEDEDDEHRGKRRGVQSLGLKPNGPGFGGRGGRGGRGRGGRGGHRGRGRRGGR